In Trifolium pratense cultivar HEN17-A07 linkage group LG7, ARS_RC_1.1, whole genome shotgun sequence, a genomic segment contains:
- the LOC123894085 gene encoding uncharacterized protein LOC123894085, with product MAISSGTGNHQEQHAHGNLDPAIYWTPEEQATLEDLLTEYASISNITLRYAEIVPALNDKSVRDVALRVRWMNVNKKEDIRRRKDGHNLARKSKGKKMLTKSQERVSDPAAKSSQFSAARPNVPPYAQPMIRIDNDNAIPYAAIGGPTAELLEQHTRALSQISANLSSRQIYENLYLLCRIRDNFFRIIMNERKDSSEVMKKMPSPPWNMNEELANYILPLFLYQPQ from the exons ATGGCGATTTCATCTGGGACTGGTAACCATCAAGAACAACATGCTCATGGCAATTTGGATCCTGCTATATATTGGACCCCCGAAGAACAAGCTACTCTTGAAGATTTACTCACAGA GTATGCCTCAATATCGAACATAACATTACGTTATGCAGAGATAGTTCCAGCGCTAAATGATAAGAGCGTTAGGGATGTGGCACTGCGAGTCAGGTGGATGAACGTAAAC AAGAAAGAAGATATCAGGAGAAGGAAGGATGGTCACAATTTGGCACGAAAAAGTAAAGGCAAAAAG ATGCTTACCAAAAGTCAGGAAAGGGTGTCTGACCCTGCAGCAAAATCATCTCAATTTTCTGCTGCTCGACCCAATGTCCCTCCATATGCGCAACCAATGATTCGAATTGACAATGATAATGCCATCCCATATGCAG CAATTGGAGGTCCTACTGCTGAGCTATTAGAGCAACATACACGAGCCTTGAGCCAAATCTCTGCAAATCTTTCCTCTCGCCAG ATATATGAGAACCTCTATCTTTTGTGCCGAATTAGAGACAACTTCTTTAGAATAATAATGAATGA GAGGAAGGATTCATCAGAAGTGATGAAGAAAATGCCATCTCCTCCTTGGAATATGAATGAAGAGCTGGCCAATTACATACTTCCATTATTTCTTTACCAGCCTCAGTAA